The following are from one region of the Paraglaciecola sp. L1A13 genome:
- a CDS encoding ABC transporter ATP-binding protein produces the protein MLAMNNIGKVFTTDVVQTHALKDFTLQVDEGEFLAVTGTSGSGKTTFLNVAGLLETFDSGQYTLDGQDIKGLNDKQRSQLRNEKIGFIFQSFNLIPDLNLFDNVDVPLRYRGFNAAQRKERILQSLERVGLGKRLKHFPAQLSGGQQQRVAIARALAGSPRFLLADEPTGNLDSDMAKSVMGLLQEINQNGTTIIMVTHDQALAKLAQRQIIVRDGKVSDRSTSTNGMQPQELSTPRV, from the coding sequence ATGTTAGCAATGAATAATATTGGTAAAGTCTTTACTACTGATGTGGTACAAACCCACGCCCTAAAGGACTTTACGTTGCAAGTGGATGAAGGGGAATTTCTAGCCGTTACTGGGACATCAGGCTCAGGTAAAACGACTTTTTTGAATGTTGCAGGCCTGCTTGAAACATTTGATAGTGGACAATACACCTTAGACGGACAAGATATAAAAGGTCTAAACGATAAACAACGTAGTCAGTTACGTAATGAAAAAATAGGATTCATATTCCAGAGCTTTAATCTTATTCCCGATTTGAATTTATTTGATAATGTAGATGTACCGCTGCGATACAGAGGATTTAATGCCGCCCAGCGCAAAGAACGCATATTACAAAGTCTAGAACGAGTTGGGTTAGGTAAGCGGTTAAAGCATTTTCCTGCACAGCTATCAGGTGGCCAACAACAACGCGTCGCTATTGCTAGAGCACTTGCAGGCTCACCACGCTTTTTATTAGCCGATGAACCAACCGGTAATCTGGACAGCGATATGGCCAAAAGTGTTATGGGACTCTTGCAGGAAATCAATCAAAATGGCACTACGATTATCATGGTTACGCACGATCAGGCTCTAGCCAAACTAGCTCAGCGACAGATTATTGTGCGCGACGGGAAAGTGTCTGACAGAAGTACCTCAACGAACGGTATGCAACCACAAGAACTTAGCACTCCACGTGTTTAG
- a CDS encoding ABC transporter permease has product MNLLLNIGPIFRALKRQRFSAILVVVQIAITMAIITNGIAISWDRYLHIERSSGIDEQNTFFMTSSGFTQDFNPRASIERDLALIRSTQGVIDGVQANSFPLSDSGNWYEIQTTPKNDAQLVPAASYKFDEHGINTFGLKLVAGDNFNQQDTLWLNEADSQWPSHVLLSKATAMALFGDNQWQIAVGKTIYVNQNTPIIVKGIVEKLHAPWVDWPHVEQTIISPARVTHNSARYVIRTQPGRLNEIMQTLPATLAKENTQRVIRKVKSIQQAKDEIYAADIATVSILLIVIVVLAFVTAMGVAGLASFNIDKRRQQIGIRRALGASKRQILQHFMLENALLCTMGASLGTLLTLALNIFLVNAYALTPLPLYYLPLGVIILLVISQLAVIKPACRAMSISPAMATRSI; this is encoded by the coding sequence ATGAATTTGTTGCTTAATATCGGTCCTATATTCCGTGCTCTAAAACGCCAGCGCTTTAGCGCAATATTAGTGGTCGTTCAAATAGCGATCACTATGGCCATTATTACCAATGGTATTGCCATCTCTTGGGATCGCTATTTACATATCGAGCGCAGCAGTGGTATTGATGAACAAAATACCTTCTTTATGACCAGTTCGGGCTTCACGCAAGACTTTAATCCAAGGGCGAGTATCGAACGGGATTTAGCGCTTATTCGTTCTACACAAGGTGTTATTGATGGGGTACAAGCCAATTCATTTCCGCTATCTGATAGTGGCAATTGGTATGAGATCCAAACCACCCCCAAAAATGACGCGCAGTTAGTGCCTGCCGCCAGTTACAAATTTGATGAGCACGGTATCAATACCTTTGGTTTAAAACTGGTAGCAGGAGACAACTTTAACCAACAAGATACGCTTTGGCTTAATGAAGCCGATAGTCAGTGGCCAAGTCACGTGTTACTGAGTAAAGCCACCGCAATGGCTTTATTTGGCGATAATCAATGGCAAATCGCGGTGGGAAAAACAATTTATGTAAATCAAAATACCCCCATTATTGTTAAAGGTATCGTAGAAAAGTTACACGCGCCTTGGGTTGACTGGCCTCATGTTGAACAAACAATTATCTCGCCTGCCCGGGTTACCCACAATTCAGCACGGTACGTTATTCGCACACAACCAGGGCGACTCAATGAGATAATGCAAACCCTACCTGCGACCTTGGCCAAAGAAAACACCCAACGTGTTATCCGTAAAGTTAAGAGCATACAACAAGCTAAAGATGAAATTTATGCGGCAGATATAGCGACCGTAAGCATATTACTTATTGTAATCGTGGTGCTTGCCTTTGTGACAGCGATGGGTGTGGCAGGCTTGGCAAGTTTCAATATTGACAAACGCAGGCAACAGATCGGCATTCGCAGAGCGTTAGGTGCGAGTAAACGACAAATTTTACAACATTTCATGCTCGAAAATGCACTGTTATGCACCATGGGTGCTTCGCTCGGAACCCTACTCACATTAGCGTTAAATATTTTTTTAGTAAACGCGTACGCGCTTACCCCACTGCCGCTATATTACCTACCACTTGGAGTAATTATTCTACTTGTGATCAGTCAGCTTGCCGTGATTAAACCGGCGTGCAGAGCCATGAGCATTTCACCGGCTATGGCGACGAGAAGTATTTAA
- a CDS encoding efflux RND transporter periplasmic adaptor subunit: MNITDTSSQDTELEKSSSKKYLWIVLLIALILTGLFIIFQDSFARWSSADTSLSMQNVRIASVTEKDFVRDLSVQGRVVAAVSPRLYSPAQGTITFLVDAGDKVVKGQVLAHIDSPELTNQLKQEESNLQRNKLELDRQRIQGKKLALEKQKAADLSQIATIAAEREKRRADSAYTTHAISEIDFEKAQDDLKNAQLVYKHAVLDANLDKESLDFELKTQQLMIERQALQVAETKRQVDQLQLRSPVNGIVGNLAVQQKNQVSKNQPILSVVDLSEFELEVDIPESYADDLAIGMDAQVSLNGQQYPAVLVTISPEIENNQVTGRVRFAKQDDQGNTFVQPKGLRQNQRLSTRILMENKRAVLTLARGQFLQSDNGRFAYVVKNDMAIRQPITIGARSLSEVEILAGLENGDQVIISSTDSLKGAETVLLAR; this comes from the coding sequence TTGAATATTACCGATACCAGTTCTCAAGACACCGAGCTCGAAAAATCATCGTCTAAAAAGTATCTGTGGATAGTCTTATTAATCGCGTTAATTCTGACTGGGCTATTCATTATATTTCAAGACTCATTTGCTAGATGGTCATCGGCAGATACCAGTTTGTCTATGCAAAACGTGCGTATCGCCTCAGTGACCGAAAAAGATTTTGTGCGTGACTTATCCGTTCAAGGTCGCGTTGTGGCGGCAGTTAGTCCACGCCTATATAGCCCTGCACAAGGCACAATCACCTTCTTAGTCGACGCCGGAGACAAGGTCGTTAAAGGTCAAGTATTAGCCCATATCGATAGCCCTGAGTTGACCAATCAACTCAAGCAAGAGGAATCAAACCTACAGCGCAACAAATTAGAGTTAGATAGACAACGTATACAAGGTAAAAAATTGGCCCTTGAAAAACAAAAAGCAGCCGATTTATCCCAAATTGCGACTATTGCCGCTGAGCGTGAAAAGCGGCGGGCTGACAGTGCCTATACCACGCATGCCATTAGCGAAATTGATTTTGAAAAGGCACAAGATGATCTTAAAAATGCTCAATTGGTATACAAACATGCAGTACTGGATGCGAATCTTGATAAAGAAAGTCTCGATTTCGAACTGAAAACACAACAGCTGATGATAGAGCGCCAAGCACTGCAAGTGGCAGAGACAAAACGACAAGTTGATCAACTTCAACTTCGCTCCCCAGTCAATGGCATTGTCGGTAATCTCGCAGTACAGCAAAAAAATCAAGTCAGTAAAAACCAACCTATATTGAGTGTGGTTGACCTATCAGAATTTGAGTTAGAAGTAGATATACCCGAAAGCTATGCTGACGATCTTGCAATTGGTATGGACGCACAAGTCAGTTTAAATGGACAGCAATACCCCGCTGTTCTGGTCACTATTTCTCCTGAAATCGAAAATAATCAAGTGACCGGTCGAGTTCGTTTTGCTAAACAAGATGACCAAGGCAATACATTTGTTCAACCTAAAGGCTTAAGGCAAAACCAGCGTTTAAGTACCCGCATATTGATGGAAAATAAACGCGCGGTACTGACTCTTGCCCGAGGTCAGTTTTTACAAAGCGACAATGGACGCTTTGCCTACGTGGTGAAAAATGACATGGCAATACGTCAACCGATTACGATAGGTGCGCGTAGCTTGAGTGAAGTTGAAATACTGGCAGGCCTAGAAAATGGTGATCAAGTGATCATCTCATCCACTGATTCACTCAAGGGAGCAGAAACCGTGTTGCTAGCTCGCTAA
- a CDS encoding ABC transporter permease → MFRYYCRLALNSILQAKVHSSLTILTVALGIAACTIVLTLLHSMSSNPIAHKSEQLFRVQLDNWDPNQAAVSPDLPPEFVTWTDAQNIVQAKQAKRQVASAITWGMVNPAEQGLTPFLALMRVTGKDFFPMFDVPFLFGAGWDETAEQNNDYVVVLSKEINQQVFNGANSVGQTLTMLGATFTVVGVLNDWHLSPKFYDLSYGAFSDPEEMYLPFGLKAIFELPHGGITNCWKPVESEHYEVFLHSECTNFQLWVELDNAQEKAQFNDYLTHYVEQQKALGRFPRPMNNRLLNVHQWLDYKQVVKQDIQIMFWLSVMFLLVCLINAASLLSAKLHTKHNEIGLRRALGANFGQIIMQYSLEVIIVGLCGGILGVMLAIVGLSGVASLYAGYGQLIELNVSITIGVILLAVVGTVIAGLVPVYTACRPVPAMQLKQ, encoded by the coding sequence GTGTTTAGATATTATTGCAGGCTGGCCCTAAACAGTATTCTGCAAGCCAAAGTTCATAGTTCACTTACCATACTCACGGTTGCGTTAGGCATTGCCGCCTGCACTATTGTATTAACCCTTTTACATAGTATGTCGTCTAATCCAATTGCGCATAAAAGTGAGCAGTTATTTCGTGTACAACTAGACAACTGGGATCCGAATCAAGCTGCCGTATCACCAGATTTGCCACCTGAGTTTGTCACCTGGACCGATGCACAAAATATCGTGCAAGCCAAACAAGCAAAACGTCAGGTTGCCAGTGCTATTACATGGGGTATGGTTAATCCTGCCGAACAAGGGTTAACGCCTTTTCTGGCTTTAATGCGCGTCACCGGCAAAGACTTTTTTCCCATGTTTGATGTGCCTTTTTTGTTTGGGGCTGGTTGGGATGAAACCGCAGAGCAAAATAATGATTACGTGGTTGTCTTAAGTAAAGAAATCAATCAACAAGTTTTTAATGGTGCAAACTCCGTTGGCCAAACGTTAACCATGTTGGGCGCCACATTTACCGTGGTCGGCGTACTAAACGACTGGCACCTGTCGCCGAAGTTTTATGATCTGTCTTATGGCGCATTTAGCGATCCAGAAGAGATGTACTTACCTTTTGGTTTAAAGGCCATTTTTGAATTACCCCACGGCGGCATAACCAATTGCTGGAAGCCTGTGGAAAGTGAGCACTATGAGGTATTTTTGCATTCAGAGTGCACAAATTTTCAGCTCTGGGTTGAACTAGATAACGCTCAAGAAAAAGCACAATTCAATGATTATCTTACTCACTATGTAGAACAGCAAAAAGCGTTAGGCCGCTTCCCTCGTCCAATGAACAATCGCTTACTAAACGTTCATCAATGGCTGGATTACAAGCAAGTGGTTAAACAAGACATACAAATCATGTTTTGGTTATCAGTGATGTTCTTATTGGTCTGTTTGATTAATGCTGCAAGTTTACTCAGCGCGAAGCTACATACCAAGCACAATGAAATAGGGTTACGTCGTGCGTTAGGTGCCAATTTTGGTCAAATCATTATGCAATATTCTCTTGAAGTGATAATTGTCGGTCTTTGTGGGGGCATTTTAGGAGTGATGCTGGCCATAGTAGGCCTAAGCGGAGTGGCATCTCTTTATGCGGGTTACGGACAGCTCATTGAATTAAACGTGTCGATCACTATAGGCGTCATACTACTTGCTGTAGTGGGCACAGTTATAGCCGGTTTAGTCCCGGTTTATACTGCATGTCGCCCTGTTCCCGCTATGCAACTCAAGCAATAA
- a CDS encoding DUF1272 domain-containing protein: MLTLRPTCEHCNKALLPAAEDAMICSFECTFCEVCVAQILSNVCPNCAGGFTYRPIRPQRNYVNHNCLEDYPASKDVVHKPVDLKKHKLLLSMLKGLSPYAR, encoded by the coding sequence ATGTTAACCCTAAGACCCACGTGCGAACATTGTAATAAAGCCTTACTACCCGCGGCCGAAGACGCGATGATCTGTAGTTTTGAATGTACTTTTTGTGAGGTATGCGTAGCGCAAATTTTATCGAATGTATGTCCAAATTGTGCAGGTGGATTTACCTATAGACCGATCAGACCTCAGAGAAACTATGTTAATCACAATTGCTTGGAAGATTATCCAGCTAGTAAGGATGTCGTGCATAAACCAGTCGATTTGAAAAAACATAAACTTTTGCTAAGTATGCTCAAAGGGTTGAGCCCCTATGCGCGATAA
- a CDS encoding NADPH:quinone reductase — protein MKTIQAQYHGDQLQLNQCADLLVSDQEILISVKTAGINPVDTYIVAGANGYTATFPHTPGMNAAGEIIALGTNVSGFKVGQRVYCSGSITGTCAELVLASPSQVFPLPDALSFEQGACLGTPYATAWRALFVRANCQASETVFIHGASGGVGLAALQLAKAAGCKVFASASSKQGRALLKQQGADLVVNHHDPKHYQVLQEAGAIDVILEMLANQNLGDDLPLLALGGRVVVIGSRGSVEINPRDLMSKDACIMGMAMAHASPTQLTKIHAALFAGAEAGFVKPVIAKRFVLADTAAAHVAVMESGAMGNIVINV, from the coding sequence ATGAAAACTATTCAAGCTCAGTACCATGGTGATCAACTTCAATTAAATCAATGTGCAGATCTATTAGTAAGTGATCAAGAGATTTTAATTTCAGTTAAAACTGCGGGTATTAATCCTGTAGATACCTATATTGTTGCGGGGGCTAACGGCTATACGGCGACTTTTCCACATACGCCCGGCATGAATGCAGCAGGAGAGATCATTGCATTAGGCACTAACGTTTCTGGCTTTAAGGTTGGTCAGCGTGTTTATTGTTCAGGTTCTATTACTGGCACCTGTGCTGAACTTGTATTAGCTAGCCCATCACAGGTTTTTCCGCTCCCTGATGCGCTTAGTTTTGAACAAGGTGCTTGTTTAGGTACTCCTTATGCGACAGCTTGGCGCGCTTTGTTTGTTCGAGCAAATTGTCAGGCAAGTGAAACAGTATTTATTCATGGGGCTAGTGGTGGTGTTGGTTTGGCAGCACTTCAGTTAGCTAAAGCAGCAGGTTGTAAAGTCTTTGCAAGCGCTAGTTCTAAACAGGGAAGAGCGTTGTTGAAACAACAAGGGGCTGATCTCGTCGTAAACCATCATGACCCTAAGCATTATCAAGTTTTACAAGAAGCAGGTGCAATAGATGTTATTTTGGAAATGCTTGCTAATCAAAATTTAGGGGATGATCTTCCTTTACTTGCTCTAGGTGGTAGAGTTGTGGTCATTGGCAGCCGAGGTTCGGTTGAAATTAACCCTCGTGATTTGATGTCTAAAGATGCTTGTATCATGGGAATGGCGATGGCACATGCTAGCCCAACCCAGTTAACAAAAATACATGCGGCATTATTCGCTGGTGCAGAAGCAGGATTTGTTAAACCTGTGATAGCCAAACGTTTTGTATTAGCGGATACCGCTGCAGCCCATGTCGCGGTCATGGAGTCTGGGGCAATGGGGAACATCGTAATTAATGTTTAA